In one window of Tellurirhabdus rosea DNA:
- the rnr gene encoding ribonuclease R, giving the protein MRNNRNKSRESHTQKRRGGSQGRQAESALSFLDELKNDLAAFFEINSEEAYAQTDVLEHFDVYDRKMKLIVHGLLGELTDDGQLTRHPDGRFQFNPQDRSVEGRVDHVNPRFAFIITGDGDRETDIYVSTDDLNGAIDGDRVKVVRFSDSSNRGRRIEGKVTEVLERGRAELVGRIDVWSTYGQVIPDSKKLYEEIYIPKDKLAGAQDGDKVIIRLTRFPDGRHRPEGEVLTVLGQAGNNNTEMHAILAEFGLPVQFPEAVEAESNKISTKITKKEIAKRRDFREITTFTIDPVDAKDFDDALSIRTLENGNYEVGVHIADVTHYILPGTALEEEAYRRGTSVYLVDRTVPMLPEKLSNVLCSLRPHEDKLTFSAVFELTPEGKVQNEWFGRTVIHSDRRFTYEEAQEILDAGHGEFAEELQTLNRIALIFKEERFRKGAINFETVEVKFKLDENGAPLHVYQKVRKDAHKLIEEFMLLANKRVAEFVHNLRRGDHPNVMVYRIHEAPDTDKLATFATFAGKLGYRMKVDEKELSKSYNSLMDAIEGQPEQNVLQQLAIRTMAKARYSTDDLGHFGLAFRRYSHFTSPIRRYPDMMAHRLLQHYLDGGKSVEREQYEGMCKYSSDRERLATEAERASIKYKQVEFMARMDKERVFEGIITGVTDFGIFVEITETSAEGLVRMTDLGDDFYEYDKENYRLIGRRNKKIYAFGDAVSVRVKEANMARRSLDLWLVEDRGPLNEARGARRAGRGERSRDERSERSRDSSRGRSRKEAVPAPPKRRTRR; this is encoded by the coding sequence ATGAGAAATAACCGAAATAAATCCCGCGAGAGCCACACCCAGAAACGGCGGGGCGGTTCGCAGGGACGACAGGCCGAATCGGCACTTTCGTTTCTGGACGAACTGAAAAATGACCTGGCCGCTTTCTTTGAAATCAACAGCGAAGAGGCTTACGCGCAGACGGACGTACTCGAACACTTCGATGTGTACGACCGGAAAATGAAACTGATTGTCCACGGTCTGCTCGGCGAGCTGACCGACGACGGACAACTGACGCGCCACCCCGATGGCCGGTTCCAGTTTAACCCGCAGGACCGGAGCGTTGAAGGCCGCGTGGATCACGTAAATCCCCGTTTTGCCTTTATCATTACGGGCGACGGAGACCGGGAAACGGACATTTATGTCAGCACCGACGACCTGAACGGAGCCATCGACGGCGACCGCGTCAAAGTGGTGCGCTTCAGCGACTCCTCAAACCGGGGCCGGCGGATTGAAGGCAAGGTCACGGAAGTTCTGGAGCGCGGCCGGGCCGAACTGGTGGGCCGTATCGACGTCTGGTCGACATACGGGCAGGTCATTCCCGACAGTAAGAAGCTGTACGAAGAAATCTACATTCCGAAAGATAAGCTGGCCGGGGCGCAGGATGGCGATAAGGTTATTATCCGCCTGACCCGTTTTCCGGATGGGCGCCACCGTCCGGAAGGAGAAGTGCTGACGGTGCTTGGCCAGGCCGGAAACAACAATACGGAGATGCACGCCATTCTGGCGGAATTTGGGCTACCCGTGCAGTTCCCGGAAGCCGTTGAAGCCGAATCCAATAAGATTTCGACCAAAATCACCAAGAAGGAAATTGCCAAACGGCGCGACTTCCGGGAGATTACGACCTTCACGATCGACCCGGTAGATGCCAAGGACTTCGACGATGCGCTGTCGATCCGGACGCTGGAGAACGGGAACTACGAAGTGGGCGTGCACATCGCCGACGTGACGCACTACATCCTGCCCGGCACCGCCCTTGAAGAAGAAGCGTATCGCCGCGGAACGTCGGTCTACCTCGTGGACCGCACGGTGCCGATGCTGCCCGAAAAGCTGTCCAACGTCCTGTGTTCGCTTCGGCCGCACGAGGATAAGCTGACCTTTTCGGCCGTCTTTGAACTGACGCCCGAAGGCAAGGTTCAGAACGAGTGGTTTGGCCGGACCGTCATCCACTCCGACCGCCGTTTTACGTACGAAGAAGCGCAGGAAATTCTGGACGCCGGGCATGGCGAGTTTGCGGAAGAACTGCAGACGCTGAACCGGATTGCCCTGATTTTTAAGGAAGAACGGTTCCGGAAAGGCGCCATTAACTTCGAAACCGTGGAGGTCAAGTTCAAACTGGACGAGAACGGAGCCCCGCTGCATGTTTACCAGAAAGTCCGGAAGGATGCGCACAAGCTCATCGAAGAGTTTATGCTGCTGGCAAACAAGCGCGTGGCTGAGTTTGTGCACAACCTGCGCCGCGGCGACCATCCGAACGTCATGGTTTACCGGATTCACGAAGCGCCCGACACCGACAAACTCGCCACCTTTGCGACTTTCGCCGGAAAGCTGGGCTACCGGATGAAGGTGGACGAAAAGGAGCTATCGAAGTCGTACAATAGCCTGATGGACGCCATCGAAGGGCAGCCGGAACAGAACGTTCTGCAGCAGCTCGCCATCCGGACGATGGCCAAGGCCCGTTACAGTACCGACGATCTCGGTCACTTTGGACTGGCCTTCCGGCGGTATTCGCACTTCACGTCGCCCATTCGCCGGTATCCGGACATGATGGCGCACCGACTGCTGCAGCATTACCTCGACGGCGGCAAGTCCGTCGAACGCGAGCAGTACGAGGGAATGTGCAAATACTCCTCCGACCGCGAACGGCTGGCGACCGAAGCCGAGCGGGCATCCATCAAGTACAAGCAGGTGGAATTTATGGCCCGCATGGACAAGGAGCGCGTGTTTGAAGGTATTATCACCGGCGTAACCGACTTTGGCATTTTCGTCGAGATCACGGAAACGAGCGCCGAGGGGCTGGTCCGCATGACCGATCTGGGCGATGACTTCTACGAATACGACAAGGAAAATTACCGCCTGATTGGCCGTCGGAACAAGAAAATCTATGCCTTCGGGGATGCGGTTTCGGTCCGGGTGAAAGAAGCCAACATGGCCCGCCGCAGCCTGGATCTCTGGCTGGTGGAAGACCGGGGTCCGTTGAACGAAGCCCGCGGGGCACGCCGGGCTGGTCGCGGCGAACGCAGCCGCGACGAGCGCAGCGAACGGTCACGCGACAGTTCGCGCGGCCGCAGCCGGAAGGAAGCGGTTCCCGCCCCGCCAAAACGGAGAACGCGACGGTAA
- a CDS encoding polyprenyl synthetase family protein, producing MSPTTFLDALHQEIQQTKYGLHPAELYDPIRYIMNLGGKRMRPLMTLMAAYLFEDNWQKALRPAVAVEVFHNFTLMHDDIMDQAPLRRGQPTVHEKWNHNIAILSGDVMLVNAYELLLDVETPHIKRVLARFNRTAAEVCEGQQLDMNFETRWDVCEDEYLEMIKLKTSVLLGFALELGGIIAGADEETTHLLYEGGVNIGLGFQLKDDLLDVYGDPAKFGKQVGGDIISNKKTFLLIEALQQAAGPLRDELTGWIARTEFDKAEKVQAVTRIYDQLGIRQLTEQRINNYFAKGFQNLEQIAVDPARKALLLDFAEQLIGRES from the coding sequence ATGAGTCCGACGACGTTTCTTGATGCGCTTCATCAGGAAATTCAGCAGACGAAATACGGCCTTCACCCGGCAGAATTATACGATCCGATTCGCTACATCATGAACCTCGGCGGCAAGCGCATGCGTCCGCTCATGACCCTTATGGCCGCTTATCTGTTTGAGGATAACTGGCAAAAGGCCCTGCGCCCGGCCGTAGCGGTAGAGGTGTTCCATAATTTTACCCTGATGCACGACGACATTATGGACCAGGCTCCTCTGCGCCGCGGCCAGCCGACCGTGCATGAAAAGTGGAACCACAACATTGCCATCCTGTCGGGCGACGTCATGCTCGTGAACGCCTACGAACTGCTGCTGGACGTTGAGACGCCGCACATCAAGCGGGTGCTGGCCCGTTTCAACCGCACGGCCGCGGAGGTCTGCGAAGGCCAGCAGCTCGACATGAATTTTGAGACCCGCTGGGATGTCTGCGAGGACGAATACCTCGAAATGATCAAGCTCAAAACCTCCGTGTTGCTGGGCTTTGCGCTGGAACTGGGTGGAATCATCGCCGGAGCCGACGAAGAAACCACCCATCTGCTTTACGAGGGCGGCGTCAACATCGGGCTTGGTTTTCAGTTAAAGGACGATCTGCTGGATGTCTACGGCGACCCCGCCAAATTTGGCAAACAGGTGGGCGGCGACATTATTTCCAACAAAAAGACGTTCCTGCTGATCGAGGCATTACAACAGGCAGCCGGTCCGCTGCGCGACGAACTAACGGGCTGGATTGCCCGTACCGAGTTTGACAAGGCCGAAAAAGTGCAGGCCGTCACCCGGATTTACGACCAGCTGGGTATCCGGCAGCTGACCGAACAGCGCATCAATAATTATTTCGCCAAAGGCTTTCAGAATCTGGAGCAGATCGCCGTAGACCCGGCCCGCAAAGCCCTCTTACTGGATTTTGCCGAGCAACTGATCGGACGGGAAAGTTAA
- the ilvA gene encoding threonine ammonia-lyase IlvA codes for MQPSPISFPDLDNIYLAAGRLRGVAAHTPLQENLNLSDRYEAHIFLKREDLQVVRSYKIRGAYNKMASLPAEALAKGVVCASAGNHAQGVAYACRKMGVYGRIFMPTTTPAQKVRQVRMFGKEFVEVVLTGDTYDDAYDAAIHYVNTQDSTFVHPFDDLQVMEGQGTVGLEIFKDANFRIDYLLMAIGGGGLAAGVSTVFRQLSPKTKLIGVEPLGSPTMKAALEAGQVVTLEEIDKFVDGAAVRRAGRTTFEVCRANLDHIVLVPEGKVCTTILQLYNEEAIVAEPAGALTIAALDLLKDQIRGKNVVCLVGGGNNDITRTEEIKERSLLYEGLKHYFIIRFAQRAGAMREFLSDVLGPNDDITLFEYSKKTNRERGPALVGIELKSKADFEPLLTRMEEARIAFEYLNDKPDLFEFLI; via the coding sequence GTGCAGCCCTCTCCCATATCATTCCCCGATCTGGACAATATCTACCTCGCGGCCGGACGGCTTCGCGGGGTGGCTGCGCATACGCCCCTGCAGGAGAACCTGAATCTGTCGGATCGCTATGAGGCGCATATTTTTCTGAAACGGGAGGATTTGCAGGTCGTGCGTTCGTACAAGATTCGGGGGGCGTACAACAAGATGGCGAGTCTGCCCGCCGAAGCCCTGGCCAAAGGCGTCGTGTGCGCCAGCGCGGGCAACCACGCCCAGGGCGTCGCCTACGCCTGCCGGAAGATGGGCGTTTACGGCCGGATTTTCATGCCGACCACCACGCCCGCCCAGAAGGTCCGTCAGGTCCGGATGTTCGGAAAAGAGTTTGTGGAGGTCGTGCTGACCGGCGATACCTACGACGACGCCTACGACGCCGCTATTCACTACGTCAATACCCAAGACAGTACGTTTGTGCACCCTTTCGACGATTTGCAGGTCATGGAAGGGCAGGGGACCGTTGGGCTGGAAATCTTCAAGGACGCCAACTTCCGCATTGATTACCTGCTGATGGCCATCGGCGGCGGAGGACTGGCGGCGGGCGTCTCGACCGTTTTCCGGCAGCTCAGCCCCAAAACGAAGCTCATCGGCGTGGAGCCGCTGGGGTCACCGACGATGAAAGCGGCGCTGGAAGCCGGGCAGGTCGTCACGCTGGAAGAAATCGACAAGTTTGTGGACGGGGCCGCCGTCCGGCGGGCCGGGCGAACCACGTTCGAGGTGTGCCGGGCCAATCTGGACCACATTGTACTCGTTCCGGAAGGCAAGGTCTGCACCACGATTCTGCAGCTTTACAACGAAGAAGCCATCGTGGCCGAACCCGCCGGGGCGCTGACCATCGCCGCGCTGGATTTGCTGAAAGACCAGATTCGCGGCAAAAACGTGGTTTGTCTTGTGGGCGGAGGCAATAATGACATCACCCGAACCGAGGAAATCAAGGAACGGTCGCTGCTGTACGAGGGACTGAAGCACTACTTTATCATCCGGTTTGCGCAGCGGGCCGGGGCCATGCGCGAGTTTCTCAGCGACGTGCTCGGGCCAAACGACGACATCACCCTGTTTGAGTATTCCAAGAAAACTAACCGCGAACGCGGGCCGGCGCTGGTCGGCATCGAACTGAAGTCTAAAGCCGACTTCGAGCCGCTGCTGACCCGGATGGAAGAAGCCCGGATTGCCTTCGAGTACCTGAACGACAAGCCGGATTTGTTTGAGTTTCTGATTTAA
- a CDS encoding 2-isopropylmalate synthase, whose product MSQRIYIFDTTLRDGEQVPGCQLTTEEKVVVAKELERLGVDIIEAGFPISSPGDFRSVTEISKAVSESTICALSRAKEGDIDAAAQALKYAKRGRIHTGIGSSDIHIRSKFNSTRESILEQAVAATKYARNLIDDVEFYAEDAGRADLEFLARLVESVIAAGATVVNIPDTTGYCLPDQYGAKIKYIYDHVPNIDKATISIHCHNDLGLATANALAGIQYGARQVEVTINGIGERAGNTSLEEVVMALQVHKDLGYYTNVDSRRLYPVSQLVSQMMRMPVQANKAIVGRNAFAHSSGIHQDGFLKSAETYEIMNPHDVGVPTSSIVLTARSGRHALKHRLEMLGYRYDKPTLDTLYKRFLDMADVRKEVNDKDLMELVR is encoded by the coding sequence ATGAGCCAGCGGATTTACATCTTTGACACAACCCTGCGTGATGGTGAGCAGGTACCGGGTTGCCAGTTGACCACCGAGGAAAAGGTAGTGGTTGCCAAAGAATTGGAGCGGTTGGGCGTTGACATTATCGAAGCCGGCTTCCCGATTTCCAGTCCGGGAGATTTCCGTTCGGTGACGGAAATTTCCAAAGCGGTTTCTGAATCGACGATCTGCGCGCTGTCCCGGGCGAAGGAAGGTGACATTGATGCCGCGGCTCAGGCCCTGAAATACGCGAAACGGGGTCGGATTCATACCGGGATCGGCTCGTCAGATATTCATATCCGTTCGAAGTTCAACAGCACGCGCGAAAGCATTCTGGAGCAGGCCGTAGCCGCCACCAAATACGCCCGGAACCTGATCGACGATGTTGAGTTCTACGCCGAAGACGCGGGCCGGGCCGACCTTGAGTTTCTGGCCCGTCTGGTAGAGTCCGTAATTGCCGCCGGCGCGACGGTGGTCAACATCCCGGACACGACCGGATATTGCCTCCCGGACCAGTACGGCGCAAAAATCAAATACATTTACGACCACGTCCCCAACATCGACAAGGCTACCATTTCCATCCACTGCCACAATGACCTTGGTCTGGCCACGGCCAATGCCCTGGCGGGGATTCAGTACGGAGCCCGGCAGGTGGAGGTGACCATCAACGGCATCGGCGAACGGGCCGGCAACACTTCGCTTGAGGAGGTGGTGATGGCCCTGCAGGTGCACAAGGATCTGGGCTACTATACGAACGTAGATTCCCGGCGACTTTATCCGGTTAGCCAGCTGGTCTCGCAGATGATGCGAATGCCCGTGCAGGCCAACAAGGCGATCGTCGGCCGCAACGCCTTTGCCCATTCGTCCGGCATCCACCAGGACGGCTTCCTGAAGTCGGCCGAGACGTACGAGATCATGAACCCGCACGACGTGGGCGTGCCGACCTCCTCGATTGTCCTCACGGCCCGCAGCGGTCGCCATGCGCTGAAACACCGCCTGGAAATGCTCGGTTACCGCTACGACAAGCCCACGCTGGACACGCTTTACAAGCGGTTCCTGGACATGGCGGACGTCCGGAAAGAGGTGAATGACAAGGACTTGATGGAACTGGTTCGTTAA
- a CDS encoding GxxExxY protein, translating into MAQSITESNALTGLILRYAFDVHTALGPGLLESAYKECLYYKLQKGGLIVEKEKPMPLIFEEVKLDCGYRIDLLVEKRIVLELKSVEALTDVHAAQLLTYMRLGSFKLGYLLNFNVTSLRNGIKRFIL; encoded by the coding sequence ATGGCGCAGAGTATCACAGAGTCAAATGCGTTGACGGGGTTAATTCTTCGATATGCTTTTGATGTACATACTGCTCTGGGGCCTGGGTTGCTTGAAAGTGCTTACAAAGAGTGCCTGTACTATAAGTTACAGAAAGGGGGCTTGATTGTGGAGAAAGAAAAACCGATGCCTCTAATTTTTGAAGAAGTTAAACTCGATTGCGGGTATCGCATAGATTTGCTGGTTGAAAAGAGAATTGTTCTTGAGTTAAAATCAGTGGAAGCCTTGACGGATGTGCATGCGGCTCAACTGCTTACGTACATGCGGCTAGGAAGTTTTAAGCTCGGGTATCTTCTTAATTTCAACGTTACCAGCCTTCGCAACGGCATTAAGCGATTTATTCTCTAA
- a CDS encoding YraN family protein, with translation MAQHNETGKKGEEHAATYLAGKGFQILERNFRYQQSEIDLIARKDKLLLFVEVKTRTNLSFGNPEEFVSWGKARLIKRAAEHYIYAKDWHHDVRFDIVAVTIQNELMQVKHIEDAFN, from the coding sequence ATGGCACAGCATAACGAAACCGGCAAAAAAGGCGAAGAGCACGCCGCCACTTACCTGGCGGGTAAAGGCTTTCAGATTCTGGAGCGAAACTTCCGCTACCAGCAGTCGGAGATAGACCTCATTGCCCGGAAGGACAAATTACTTCTGTTTGTGGAGGTGAAAACCCGCACGAACCTGAGCTTTGGCAATCCGGAGGAATTTGTCTCGTGGGGCAAGGCCCGGCTCATCAAGCGGGCCGCCGAGCACTACATTTACGCGAAGGACTGGCACCATGATGTTCGCTTCGACATCGTTGCCGTGACGATTCAAAATGAACTGATGCAGGTGAAGCATATCGAGGACGCCTTCAATTAA
- a CDS encoding T9SS type A sorting domain-containing protein, with translation MKTLIASLALAFASVTVSVANDNTNTTNPEKPAMKTAVYPSKDAHKINVIIDKNEGSTANVRLLSEKGEVLAIQRISKKKTIVHTRFDVTELTDGTYTVEINNGTSKEVKKLSLSTAKQEPVRLIAMK, from the coding sequence ATGAAAACGCTCATCGCTTCTCTCGCCCTTGCTTTCGCTTCGGTCACTGTTTCAGTCGCCAACGATAACACAAACACGACCAATCCGGAGAAACCGGCCATGAAAACCGCCGTTTATCCGAGCAAAGACGCCCACAAAATCAACGTCATCATCGACAAAAACGAAGGTTCCACCGCCAACGTACGCCTGCTTTCCGAAAAAGGCGAAGTTCTGGCGATACAGCGGATCAGTAAGAAAAAGACCATCGTTCATACCCGCTTCGACGTAACCGAACTGACCGACGGCACCTACACGGTCGAAATCAACAACGGTACCAGCAAAGAAGTGAAGAAACTGAGCCTGAGCACGGCCAAACAGGAGCCGGTTCGCCTGATTGCCATGAAGTAA
- the lipB gene encoding lipoyl(octanoyl) transferase LipB: MNQILNKQVQFRNLGLVNYKTTWDQQESLLAEIVTIKTANRSRPAGEWQPTPNYLLFCEHPPVYTLGKSGRESHLLANDEFLKTIGATYYKINRGGDITFHGPGQLVGYPILDLDNFFTDIHKYMRLLEEAIIRTLAGYGLDAGRIDGLTGVWLDHAEQQNPRKICALGVKASRWVTMHGFALNVNTDLSYFNHIVPCGIADKAVTSLEQELGRPVPLDEVAASLRRHLADLFEMNLVGSITD, encoded by the coding sequence ATGAATCAGATACTGAATAAACAGGTACAGTTCAGAAACTTAGGTTTGGTTAACTACAAAACAACCTGGGACCAGCAGGAAAGCCTGCTGGCCGAGATTGTGACCATCAAAACGGCCAACCGCAGCCGCCCCGCCGGTGAATGGCAGCCCACCCCGAACTACCTGCTGTTTTGTGAACACCCGCCCGTTTATACGCTCGGCAAAAGCGGCAGGGAAAGCCATCTGCTGGCTAACGACGAGTTCCTGAAAACCATCGGCGCGACGTATTACAAAATCAACCGGGGCGGAGACATTACCTTCCACGGGCCGGGGCAGCTGGTGGGGTATCCGATTCTGGACCTGGACAATTTCTTTACCGACATTCACAAGTACATGCGGCTGCTGGAAGAGGCCATCATCCGGACGCTGGCCGGATACGGGCTGGATGCCGGGCGGATCGATGGACTGACCGGGGTCTGGCTCGACCATGCGGAGCAGCAAAATCCCCGTAAAATCTGCGCCTTGGGTGTAAAAGCGAGCCGTTGGGTAACGATGCACGGCTTTGCGCTGAACGTCAATACGGATTTGAGTTATTTCAATCATATCGTTCCGTGCGGAATTGCCGATAAGGCCGTTACCTCGCTGGAACAGGAACTGGGCCGACCGGTGCCGCTGGACGAAGTGGCCGCTTCCCTGCGGCGTCACCTGGCCGACTTGTTCGAAATGAACCTGGTGGGATCAATTACGGATTAA
- the leuB gene encoding 3-isopropylmalate dehydrogenase codes for MKKHIVVIAGDGIGQEVTTVGKQVLDKIAGKFGHEFTYDEALIGHAAIEATGNPLPEETITKSKASDAILFGAVGHPKYDNDPTAKVRPEQGLLGIRKALGLYANLRPIKLFDELLSASSIKPEILQGADILFFRELTGDVYFGERGRKDNGDTAYDTMIYSRYEVERIAVKAFDAAMTRRKKVCSVDKANVLESSRLWREVVQEVAKRYPEVEVEHQFIDAAAMLLIKDPKRFDVVVTGNIFGDILTDEASQIAGSMGMLASASVGDTTGLYEPIHGSAHDITGKGVANPLASVLSVALMLDISFGMKAEADAVVSAVDAVLKAGYRTRDIADASTQAEKILNTAAMGEQVLAHL; via the coding sequence ATGAAAAAACACATCGTAGTCATCGCCGGAGACGGCATTGGTCAGGAAGTAACCACCGTTGGAAAACAAGTCCTGGATAAAATCGCCGGGAAGTTCGGCCACGAATTCACGTACGACGAGGCGCTGATCGGTCACGCCGCCATCGAAGCCACCGGCAATCCGCTGCCCGAAGAAACCATTACGAAGTCGAAGGCCTCCGACGCCATCCTGTTCGGCGCCGTTGGTCACCCCAAATACGACAACGACCCGACCGCCAAAGTACGTCCCGAACAGGGGTTGCTGGGCATTCGCAAGGCCCTGGGCCTGTACGCCAACCTGCGCCCCATCAAACTGTTCGACGAATTGCTGAGCGCATCGAGCATCAAACCCGAAATCCTTCAGGGAGCGGATATTCTGTTTTTCCGCGAACTGACGGGCGACGTTTACTTCGGCGAACGGGGTCGGAAAGACAACGGCGACACGGCTTACGACACCATGATCTACAGCCGGTACGAAGTGGAACGCATCGCGGTCAAAGCGTTTGATGCCGCCATGACCCGCCGGAAAAAAGTCTGTTCGGTCGACAAGGCCAACGTGCTGGAAAGCAGCCGCCTGTGGCGGGAAGTGGTTCAGGAAGTGGCAAAGCGCTACCCGGAAGTGGAGGTCGAACACCAGTTTATCGACGCCGCCGCCATGCTGCTGATCAAAGACCCGAAGCGTTTCGACGTCGTGGTGACGGGTAACATTTTCGGCGACATCCTGACGGATGAAGCCAGCCAGATTGCCGGTTCTATGGGCATGCTCGCCTCGGCTTCGGTAGGCGATACCACCGGATTGTACGAGCCCATCCACGGGTCAGCCCACGACATCACCGGAAAAGGCGTAGCCAATCCGCTGGCGTCCGTGCTGTCGGTGGCCCTGATGCTGGACATTTCGTTTGGTATGAAAGCCGAAGCGGATGCCGTTGTCAGCGCGGTTGATGCCGTTCTGAAAGCCGGTTACCGGACCCGCGACATAGCTGACGCTTCCACCCAGGCAGAAAAAATTCTGAACACGGCGGCTATGGGCGAGCAGGTACTGGCGCATTTATAA
- a CDS encoding ribonuclease H-like domain-containing protein: MIPATRRKLKNTLFLDLKTVAATAKFNQLNPRLQRQWEQKISHFRKEENWSIQEWYDNRASFFAEYGRIIGAGIGALYWDENEVPHLRVKTLFNDEERPLLQQLVQVMERYPADELSLCAHNGKEFDFPYLCRRLLINGLPLPQTLQLAGRKPWENPHQDTLERWRFGDARHYVPLEVLAALLDVPGEPAEITGEEVSRLYYQENDLPKIRRYAQQNIATLVQVYLRLTGEAGIEPEHITLVD; encoded by the coding sequence ATGATACCTGCTACCCGCCGTAAACTTAAGAACACCCTTTTTCTCGACCTGAAAACCGTAGCCGCCACGGCGAAGTTTAACCAGCTGAACCCGCGTCTGCAACGGCAGTGGGAACAGAAAATCAGTCATTTCCGGAAAGAAGAAAACTGGTCGATTCAGGAGTGGTACGACAACCGGGCTTCGTTCTTTGCGGAATACGGCCGCATCATCGGAGCCGGAATCGGGGCCCTGTACTGGGATGAGAACGAAGTGCCGCACCTGCGCGTAAAAACGCTGTTCAACGACGAGGAACGACCCCTGTTGCAGCAACTGGTTCAGGTGATGGAACGCTATCCGGCCGACGAACTGAGTCTGTGCGCGCACAATGGCAAGGAATTCGATTTTCCGTATTTGTGCCGACGGCTGCTCATCAACGGACTGCCGCTGCCGCAAACCCTGCAGCTGGCGGGACGGAAACCGTGGGAGAACCCGCACCAGGACACGCTGGAGCGCTGGCGCTTCGGGGATGCCCGGCACTACGTTCCGCTGGAGGTGCTGGCCGCTTTGCTGGACGTGCCCGGTGAGCCGGCCGAGATTACCGGGGAGGAAGTGAGCCGGCTGTATTATCAGGAAAACGACTTGCCAAAAATACGGCGCTACGCCCAGCAGAACATCGCCACACTGGTACAGGTCTACCTGCGGCTGACCGGCGAGGCGGGCATCGAACCAGAACACATAACATTAGTTGATTAG
- a CDS encoding DinB family protein, protein MARPTPELIDALRRTARKLQNGAPYQWGHMGGCNCGNLAQEITRLSKDQIHAYAMERYGDWNEQVADYCPTSQMPIDLLISEMLSAGLTTDDLKNLEKLSDKKILARFPIERRFLKHNRRDDVVAYLHEWAAMLEEEWLETIHLPVLNAAVYA, encoded by the coding sequence ATGGCACGACCGACCCCCGAACTCATCGATGCCCTTCGCCGTACCGCCCGAAAGCTGCAGAACGGCGCGCCCTACCAGTGGGGCCACATGGGCGGCTGCAACTGCGGCAACCTGGCTCAGGAGATTACCCGGCTGAGCAAAGACCAGATTCACGCCTACGCCATGGAGCGTTACGGCGACTGGAACGAACAGGTGGCCGACTATTGCCCGACCAGCCAGATGCCCATTGATCTGCTCATCAGCGAAATGCTCAGCGCCGGATTGACCACGGACGATCTGAAGAATCTGGAAAAGCTCTCCGACAAAAAAATTCTGGCCCGTTTCCCGATAGAACGGCGCTTTCTGAAACACAACCGCCGCGACGATGTCGTCGCGTATCTCCACGAATGGGCCGCGATGCTTGAGGAGGAATGGCTGGAAACGATCCATCTGCCTGTGCTCAACGCAGCAGTTTACGCCTGA